Within Mongoliitalea daihaiensis, the genomic segment CTATCCTTACATCTATTCCTGATATTATGCTTCATTTTGAGCATTATAAAAAAATTGGTGCTTACCCATTCTTTTTGGAGGATGAAAGAGATTATGTTTCGAAAATCAATCAATTAATCAACGTCATTATTGACTATGACCTACCCGAAGGTAAAGACATATCAAGCAATACACAGTCGAAATTGAAAAAATTACTTTATGTTATTTCAACATCCGTGCCTTTCAGTCCGAATATTAGTAAGCTAGCAGAAAAAACTGAAACAACCCGACCTAGGCTACTTGAAATGCTACATTTGTTGGAAGTTTCAAAACTTATACTAAGCCTAAGTTCTTCCTCTAAAGGTATAAGCTTCATGAATAAACCAGATAAAATTTATTTAGCAAATTCAAACTTGATATATGCACTTGCATTAGAAAATCAAAATCAAGGAAATGTTAGAGAAACATTTTTCATAAACCAACTCAAAAACTCTGGAAATACGGTTACCACTGCGAGAAATGGAGACTTCTTAGTAAACGATACTCATGAATTTGAAATTGGTGGGAAAAACAAAAGTTTCGACCAAATAGCTAACATCCCCAATTCCTTTATTGCAGCAGATGAAATACTTTATGGATTCGGAAACAAAATACCTTTGTATCTATTTGGTTTCCTCTATTAAACCAAAAAAGACCCTAATTCCTTAAGGTCTTTTTTTTAAACGATCCCCAAAGGGGATTCTTTATTACGCTTTATCTTAATTCTTGATTCTTGAGTCTTGGATATTTTTTATCTGTATTTTACATCTCTCGAAAACTATTCTTTCCTTTTAAGAATAATCTTTAATCTCACACTCCCCAATTATTTCGCCGAAGGCATATTTCAATTTATTTCGCGTCAGCATATTTCAGTCGCTACACCTCAAAATCAAACCTTCCCAAACATCTAACTATACCCAAGCCAGCCCGCTTCTCCTACACATAGTTATTCAACATCACCGGCATCACCAACATCAAAATATCCTCATTATCAGACTTATCAGATGGTACGATCAAACCAGCTCTATTTGGAGCAGAGAACTGAAGCGTAACTTCTCTGGAAGAAAGGTTATTCAACATTTCTACTAAGAATTTTGCGTTGAAGCCGATTTCGATATCCTCACCGTCATGCTCACAAGATAGACGCTCGTTTGCTTCATTGGAGAAGTCTAAGTCCTCAGCAGAGATTTGTAATTCAGAACCTGTCAATTTCAAGCGGACTTGATGCGTAGTTTTATTGGCATAGATGGCAATCCTTCTCAAGGAACTCAAGAAATCCATACGATCAATAGTCATATGGTTAGGATTGTCAATCGGAATTACATTTTCATAATCTGGGAAACGCTCATCGATCAAGCGGCAAATCATTTTGATGCTGCCAAACTTGAAGTAGGCATTGGAAGAGTTGAACTCAACGGTTACCGGAACATTTTCAGATGGTAAAGTAGATTTCAATAAGTTCAACGCTTTACGAGGGATAATCAAACTCGCTGCATCAGCAGAGGCAATATCTACTCTTCTGTAGCGCACCAATCGGTGACCATCCGTAGCAACAAACGTCGCATTGGTACTGCTCAAGTTGATGTAAACCCCAGTCATCGCCGGTCTCAATTCATCGTTGCTGGTAGCAAAGATGGTATTGCTGATAGCCGAACTCAATACCTCAGTAGACATATCTACCGCAGTAGCATTAGTGACAGTAGGTATTTTTGGGAAATCAGTTGCATTTTCCCCTGAAAGCTTGTACCGGCCATTGTCAGAACTGATCTCGATACTGTAGGTATCATGATCGATGCTGAAAGTAACTGGCTGCTCTGGTAGATTTTTCAAGGTTTCGATTAAAATCTTTGCAGGAACTGCAATATTGCCATCCTCCTTAGACTCCACATCGATTTCAGTCATCATGGATGTCTGTAAGTCGGATGCAGTAATAGTCAATTTACCTTCTTTGATTTCAAAAAGGAAATTTTCCAAAATGGGTACAACTGGGTTGGTAGTCACTACGCCATTGATAGCAGAAAGCTGCTTTAAAAGGGCAGAGGAGGAAACAATGAATTTCATATCGTTATTGCTAATTTTTTCCTAATGTTTGAATAGAGTAAATTTATAAATAAAATCTAATTTTGAGCCTTCAACTCGACAGATTTCGCAAATTTGTAGAATTCTCTCCAAAATTTAAGGGATTCACCTGTTTTTGTACTTCAATTTCCGCACAAAAAACCAAACACCTCCAAGCAGTCCCAAGAAAATCAAGGGAACGCCCACATTGAACCACTGCCAGAAACTTTTTTCTTGCCTGACCTTAGCTTTATTGAGTGGTCTGATTTTAAACTGCTTACTCCTAGATGCTATCAATCCTTCAGGTTCTGTAAGATAAGCTATCGTATTTTGTAGGAATTGTCGATTAGCAAAGGTTACTGCATTGAATGGGTCAACGCCAAGGGGAAGTGGGGTTCCGGTACCTAATTCGGACTGACTCGTGAAGACAGAACTGCCCCCAACCACTAATACTTTCCCTCCAGCTCCTTGCTCTTGAAACGTAGTTTTATCAGCTCCAGTAGGCAAAAACCGATTTTTAAAAACAGAGGTAAACTCCCCTTCCAACAAATATCCCAATGGCAAAAAAGCCTGATTGAAATCTTCTATATTGGGTTCATTGGCCATATCTTCAAAAGCAATCCGTACAGGTGCTGATAATTTTCTACTAAACTCTGATGTAAATATCAACGGTGTCTTTCGCACCCCATCAGCTTTGACAGTATCCAAGCTACTCGTGAATCGAAACAATACCTGATCAAGACCTTTGGTTATGGGATGCTTGGCCATCAAACTCGCCTTGATGAAAAATGGCCAAGGCAACGGGACCAACTGCTCCTGATTACCAAAATTACCTGCCATCACAGGATAATAGCCAAAATTAATATCCTGTATAAAATCCTTGTTCACCCGTACACCATATCTGAATAACATATTATCCAAACCATGATCAAAAGGCATCCCTACCGTACCATCTCCTCTCGCTTGGATCATATCATAAACTAATGCATCCACTAAGAATAGTACATTACCTCCATTCATGAGGTATTGATCAATCAAATAAATAGCTCGTTCATCATAGCTTTCTCGTGGCCCAGATACAATCAAAACTGCAAAAGGATCCAAATCCTCTACTTTTTTCGCTTGTTCCATAGGGATCTTGAATACCTCATAATCATCCACTAAGGCTTCTACAAAACCAAAACCATCATCTTCACTTAACTCCCCATGTCCCATGAATAAACCAATGGAATATTGCTTTTCACCCACCAACTTTCGAATGGCGTTTATGAGTTCAAACTCTAAATTTTCTATGGATTGATTCAAGATTTCTTCATTGGATGCCATTCGCTCCCCTTTCAAAATCAAGGCACCTGTTTCAAACTCCTCCGTTCTAGCAACAATTCCTGGCCAAATTAAAATGGATTTTTGTCCACCATCTTCTGTGACAAATAAATTGGTAGGATTGATACCGTATTCTGCAAGGATCACAATGTATTCCTCCTGAACATCTTTTGGAAGGGCAAGCGGATCTTGATAGATAAAAGAAATTTTCTTCGATGCATAGGCATCAAACGTACGGAGCATTTCTTCAGTAGAACGTTGCAAACGCCTCATCCCACCAGGCAAATTTCCTGTCAGAAGGATCTCCACCTCCACAGGTTCGTCCAATTGCCTTAAAAATTCAATCGTAGCTGGATTTAAACTGTATCGTTTTTCTTCCGTCAAATCAATTCTAAAAGGGACAATATACGTCAAAATGACGCTAATGGCGATCAATGCTCCCAAACCGATCAAGAAGGATATGAGGTTGTTCTTTTGCATACTACCGCCTTTTGATAAGTAAACCCGTCAATAGCAGCATCAATCCGCTAATGAAAATAAAATACGACAAGTTGCTGCTTGCAATCACTCCTCTACTCATACTCCGGTAATGAAAACTCAAACTCAACTCTTCCAAAAATAAGGCAAAAGGACTATACACATTCAACTCTACTAGAGCCGTCAAACCAAAATAGAGAAAGAAGCACAAAAACACTCCCCATACAAAGGCAACCACTTGATGCACAGTCAAGGCAGAACCAAATAATCCAATCGCTGCAAATACAGCTCCCATAAACAATAGTCCAATAAAAGATCCAAAGAAACCTGCATGATCAATATTGCCTAACGGTTGTCCAAGCTGTACAATACTCCAATAGTAAATCAAGGTTGGCATAACAGCTATCAGCACCAAGCTGATTGTCGCCAAGTACTTCGCCAAAATGATTTTTGAAATAGAAAGTGGGGAAGTCATCAATAATTCCCAAGTGCCTGATTTCCGTTCTTCTGCAATCATCTTCATGGTCATAGCAGGAATCAGAAAGGTGAAAACATAGGGAGCGTATACAAACAGTGCCTCCAAATCAGCAAATCCATATTCTAAAACCGATGTATCAGGAAAAACCCAAACGATCAAACCTAGAGAAACCAAAAACAGACTCAAAATGAGATAACCGCTCAAGTTCCCAAAGAAAGCATTGATTTCTTTTTTATACAGTGCCCACATACTCAGGATTGGGTAATTTGTTGGAAAATGGACTCTAAATTTTTACGCTCCTGTCGCAAACTGACCAAATTAAGATTTTTGTCAGCAACAACTTGAAGAATGGCTTTCCTTGCGTTACCAGCATCCATTACATGGATTTTTAAGAGGTTAGTTCGATCGGAACTGGTCATTAAACCGATTCCTTCAAACCAGTCAAGCGTGAGTTCTTCTTCAGTTTCCAAAACCAAACTTACTTGACCGCTTTCCTTGGTCAAATTGACCAATAGGTCTTCCGCTACAATTTCCCCACGATTGATGATAACAACCTTGTCACAGATAGCCTCCACCTCTTGCATGATATGCGTACTCAAAATCAGCGTCTTATTTTCACTGATGCTTTTGATTAGTTTTCTGATTTCTACCAGTTGATTAGGGTCCAGTCCAGTGGTGGGTTCATCCAAGATGATTACCTCAGGGTCATGAATCAAGGCTTTTGCCAAACCAACCCGCTGTCGGTAACCTTTGGAAAGTTGCTGAATCTGTTTGTGAGCTTCTCTTTCCAGTCCACATAGACCAACTAGTTCTTCTACTCGATTTTTAAGACTTTTTCCGGACATGCCGTACAGGCCTCCCGTAAAAGATAAAAATTCCCGCACATACATATCCACATACAAGGGATTATGCTCCGGTAGATAACCAATCAATTGACTGATTCTATGAGGCTCTTTTGCTACAGAAATTCCATTCACTAACACATCGCCTTCATCTGCCAACAGATACCCTGTAGCAATCTTCATAGTTGTAGACTTGCCTGCACCATTGGGACCAAGGAACCCTACTACCTGCCCTTTTTCTGCTGAAAAAGAGATCTGATTCAAAGCCTTTTGGCTTCCATAAAACTTACTCAGCTGCTGAATGGATAATGACATGAATAGGTATTCGTATGAAAATTCAGTTGTAAAATTACAAAAAAGCCTATAAACCAAAAAAGGCTTCTATGAAGCCCCATTTAAAGAAGTGTCAGTCAAGAACTGCCAAATCTCTTGAATATTAAACCTTACTAGCGCTAAGATAAAGGCTATAAGGAAATTAATCAACATTTTTGGACATTATTTACCAATCAATGGATTTTGCGGGTAACTATCGATCACATTACCCTCCCAATCCAATGAAATCAGCGAGTATTGACTGCCTTCAATAGTCAATAATGTAAATGCATTTACGCTCTGCGCCACTTTCAGATACCAAGTATCATCTACCGAATGAATCGGTCTAGGCTCGGTGCCCCACGAACCATCGCCCACATAGGTAATCCCTGTTTGGTCAATCTTTCCATTACGAATAGGAAACGTCCGCTTGTAGGCATGGTCATGGTTTTCAAAAGCAAGTCTGATAGGGTATTGCTCAAATATGGGTACCCAAGTATCCCTCACCAAGGTTTGTGTAGTTCCATTATAATCTCTAACAGAAGGAAAAGCCGGAACATGATAAATCGGTAATACATGTAAAAAATCTTTACGTTCTTCTAAGGTTTGTTTGAGCCATTCGGTCTGAACTCCCTCCACAGGATTGCTATGCTCGGTATCCAATATGACCAAACTCAAATATTTCCCAAAGTCCAATACATTGTATCCTGGTTGACCTGGGAAAGAAAATAAGGAATAAAAATATGGTGCAATACGGTTTCTAAACGAATTGGTCTGCTCATAGCCCGGATTACGAGAATGATAGCCACCTACAACCTCGTGATTTCCTGCAGCCACAATACACGGTAAAATACGATTTTCTGCCGTTACCAAGGTCTTGGTATAGGCATCAAACCAATCATAGATTCGTTGAAGATTTTCAGCTACGCCGTTTTCATAAGCCATATCTCCACCGATGATCACAAAATCAGGCTCATAGGAAGTAACGATCCCATTCGTTTGCTCAAACCATTCTTTTCTATGCATGGTGTCTCCACCGATAGCTATTTTGATGCTAGAAGTATTTAAGTCACCTGGCATGGTATGGAAGTGATAGACCGATTCCAAACCCGGAAACATCAACTCATACGTTGTCGCCGCTGATAGCCCTCCAATGCCAACCCTATGCACTTTCCGCTCTGAAAAAGGATAAGGCAATACTGTGCTTTCAAAATCTCTCCAAGCCTCGGTCCCTTTTTTTCGGAATTTGAGTGTAGTGCTTGCAGTAGCATCTGAATGCCAATCGATACTGATGCTACTAGTTGGATCATCCGTCCATGTCAAATAAAAGGCATGTGTAGCTTGCTGTGCTTGGGCTATTGCCGACAAAACAAAAACAAGTGCAATTGTTGCAATCCAGAAATGTTTGTAAATGCGCATGTGTAAATAAGGGTTTATGTTCTTAGAAACTCTTTCATGGCCAAATAAAT encodes:
- a CDS encoding ATP-binding protein; protein product: MFCIFDDTMEGLVNRYRNLLLSVKTDFKRGHYQTINWNGRAICILGARGTGKTTLMLQYLKENLPLDKSLYLSLDDLYFKENNLVDLAERFYQLGGRNLLLDEVHKYNDWQSAVKNIYDFYPDLKLIISGSSILELQKSQADLSRRLVYYNLPELSFREYLSLKFRINLVQYDLNEVLTTHQALVDPILTSIPDIMLHFEHYKKIGAYPFFLEDERDYVSKINQLINVIIDYDLPEGKDISSNTQSKLKKLLYVISTSVPFSPNISKLAEKTETTRPRLLEMLHLLEVSKLILSLSSSSKGISFMNKPDKIYLANSNLIYALALENQNQGNVRETFFINQLKNSGNTVTTARNGDFLVNDTHEFEIGGKNKSFDQIANIPNSFIAADEILYGFGNKIPLYLFGFLY
- the dnaN gene encoding DNA polymerase III subunit beta; translation: MKFIVSSSALLKQLSAINGVVTTNPVVPILENFLFEIKEGKLTITASDLQTSMMTEIDVESKEDGNIAVPAKILIETLKNLPEQPVTFSIDHDTYSIEISSDNGRYKLSGENATDFPKIPTVTNATAVDMSTEVLSSAISNTIFATSNDELRPAMTGVYINLSSTNATFVATDGHRLVRYRRVDIASADAASLIIPRKALNLLKSTLPSENVPVTVEFNSSNAYFKFGSIKMICRLIDERFPDYENVIPIDNPNHMTIDRMDFLSSLRRIAIYANKTTHQVRLKLTGSELQISAEDLDFSNEANERLSCEHDGEDIEIGFNAKFLVEMLNNLSSREVTLQFSAPNRAGLIVPSDKSDNEDILMLVMPVMLNNYV
- the gldG gene encoding gliding motility-associated ABC transporter substrate-binding protein GldG, which produces MQKNNLISFLIGLGALIAISVILTYIVPFRIDLTEEKRYSLNPATIEFLRQLDEPVEVEILLTGNLPGGMRRLQRSTEEMLRTFDAYASKKISFIYQDPLALPKDVQEEYIVILAEYGINPTNLFVTEDGGQKSILIWPGIVARTEEFETGALILKGERMASNEEILNQSIENLEFELINAIRKLVGEKQYSIGLFMGHGELSEDDGFGFVEALVDDYEVFKIPMEQAKKVEDLDPFAVLIVSGPRESYDERAIYLIDQYLMNGGNVLFLVDALVYDMIQARGDGTVGMPFDHGLDNMLFRYGVRVNKDFIQDINFGYYPVMAGNFGNQEQLVPLPWPFFIKASLMAKHPITKGLDQVLFRFTSSLDTVKADGVRKTPLIFTSEFSRKLSAPVRIAFEDMANEPNIEDFNQAFLPLGYLLEGEFTSVFKNRFLPTGADKTTFQEQGAGGKVLVVGGSSVFTSQSELGTGTPLPLGVDPFNAVTFANRQFLQNTIAYLTEPEGLIASRSKQFKIRPLNKAKVRQEKSFWQWFNVGVPLIFLGLLGGVWFFVRKLKYKNR
- the gldF gene encoding gliding motility-associated ABC transporter permease subunit GldF, whose product is MWALYKKEINAFFGNLSGYLILSLFLVSLGLIVWVFPDTSVLEYGFADLEALFVYAPYVFTFLIPAMTMKMIAEERKSGTWELLMTSPLSISKIILAKYLATISLVLIAVMPTLIYYWSIVQLGQPLGNIDHAGFFGSFIGLLFMGAVFAAIGLFGSALTVHQVVAFVWGVFLCFFLYFGLTALVELNVYSPFALFLEELSLSFHYRSMSRGVIASSNLSYFIFISGLMLLLTGLLIKRR
- the gldA gene encoding gliding motility-associated ABC transporter ATP-binding subunit GldA is translated as MSLSIQQLSKFYGSQKALNQISFSAEKGQVVGFLGPNGAGKSTTMKIATGYLLADEGDVLVNGISVAKEPHRISQLIGYLPEHNPLYVDMYVREFLSFTGGLYGMSGKSLKNRVEELVGLCGLEREAHKQIQQLSKGYRQRVGLAKALIHDPEVIILDEPTTGLDPNQLVEIRKLIKSISENKTLILSTHIMQEVEAICDKVVIINRGEIVAEDLLVNLTKESGQVSLVLETEEELTLDWFEGIGLMTSSDRTNLLKIHVMDAGNARKAILQVVADKNLNLVSLRQERKNLESIFQQITQS
- a CDS encoding metallophosphoesterase, with amino-acid sequence MRIYKHFWIATIALVFVLSAIAQAQQATHAFYLTWTDDPTSSISIDWHSDATASTTLKFRKKGTEAWRDFESTVLPYPFSERKVHRVGIGGLSAATTYELMFPGLESVYHFHTMPGDLNTSSIKIAIGGDTMHRKEWFEQTNGIVTSYEPDFVIIGGDMAYENGVAENLQRIYDWFDAYTKTLVTAENRILPCIVAAGNHEVVGGYHSRNPGYEQTNSFRNRIAPYFYSLFSFPGQPGYNVLDFGKYLSLVILDTEHSNPVEGVQTEWLKQTLEERKDFLHVLPIYHVPAFPSVRDYNGTTQTLVRDTWVPIFEQYPIRLAFENHDHAYKRTFPIRNGKIDQTGITYVGDGSWGTEPRPIHSVDDTWYLKVAQSVNAFTLLTIEGSQYSLISLDWEGNVIDSYPQNPLIGK